TGGCATACACTTCATTGAACTTTGCAAAGTCAGACAGGTTTGCAAGATACACATTTACTTTTACAACATCATCAAAACAAAATCCAGCTTCTTTTAGAATGGAGTCAATGTTTTTAAAAACAAGCTCTGTCTGAGCTTTTATATCATCGCCTTCTATTTTTCCTGTTTGTGGATTTATGGCAAGCTGACCGGATACAAATAGCATATTACCGGCCAAAACAGCATGTGAATAAGGTCCAACCGGCTTTGGAGCGTCATTTGCCACTATACACTTTTTCATTTTTCATCAGTCTCCTTTCAAAAGGTTTTTATAAAAAAGCCTTCATTCCAATTTCCTGCCACAGTAAGGGCAGTACAGAAAGTGTTTTGAAACCCTGTTTCCACAGTCCGGACAAAAATCAGAATTGATATTGCTGTAATCTGCTGCTGTGCGAAGGTCTCTAAAAAGCTCAACATCGGCAAGTGAAATAATCTCATTTGCACCGTGCTCTAAATTGCGAGCAAGCTCCGGGTTTGTAATGATATATATCTTTGAGCAACAGCCTGTCTGGATAAAGTACCGGGTATTCCATCTGAAAACTGGTATAAAAAAGAAATGAAGATAATTGTACACTTTCAAAAGTGTATGTGTGCCTTTTCTTCCGCAAAAGGGGCAAGCCTCAACATCCATTTGCCTGATAGCCTTTGCCTTTTCCTCTATTCCAAAGATTCCTATGAAGAACATTGCCTTTTAATTCAACCCCACCAGTGATAATTCTTTTTATATTTTATCATTTTGTTTTTTATTTTCAACTTTGATAATGAAATCACGTTTAAAAATTTGTATAAAGTTGTATTGAATGCTGCTATAATTTATATTGAGCTAAGTTTATTTGGTATTCAAAATAATCAAAGAGGAAGGAGTGGCAGGATGAAAATAATATTTGCTGGTTCAAATAAACAGTTTGAGATAAAAGGACCAAAGCTTGCTGAAAAGGTGGCAAAAGAGCTTGGAATAAGCTTAGAGTCGCATATTTTTATCAAAGATGGGGAGATTGTTGCTCCGGATGAGATTCTGCAGGATGAGGACACAGTAGAGGTCATCTCGGCAATTTCAGGCGGTTAAAATATAAAAGGAGATGGTAGCGTTTGAAGTGTGTAAGATGCAAAAAGAAAGCCAAAATTCTTTTAAAAAGGCACAATGCAGCTTTCTGCAATGATTGCTTTTTGTACTACTATGCAAACCAGGTAAACAGAAACATCCGCAGACACAAAATGTTTGACAGAAATGATAAAATTCTTGTGGTTGTTTCAGGTGGCAAAGACAGCATGGCGCTCTGGGATGTGCTGGCAAAAGAGGGTTACAATGTGGTTGCTATGTATATAAATCTTGGGATAGGTGAGTATTCAAACCGATCGCAGGAGGTTGTTGAAAGGTTTGCACAGCAAAAAGGTCTTGAGCTGATTGTAAAAGACATAAAAAAAGAGTACGGACTTGATATTTATGTGC
The Caldicellulosiruptor morganii DNA segment above includes these coding regions:
- a CDS encoding RidA family protein; translation: MKKCIVANDAPKPVGPYSHAVLAGNMLFVSGQLAINPQTGKIEGDDIKAQTELVFKNIDSILKEAGFCFDDVVKVNVYLANLSDFAKFNEVYATIFTQNYPARTTIEAKLLPGALLEVDVIAAK
- a CDS encoding MoaD/ThiS family protein, with protein sequence MKIIFAGSNKQFEIKGPKLAEKVAKELGISLESHIFIKDGEIVAPDEILQDEDTVEVISAISGG
- a CDS encoding zinc ribbon domain-containing protein; amino-acid sequence: MFFIGIFGIEEKAKAIRQMDVEACPFCGRKGTHTLLKVYNYLHFFFIPVFRWNTRYFIQTGCCSKIYIITNPELARNLEHGANEIISLADVELFRDLRTAADYSNINSDFCPDCGNRVSKHFLYCPYCGRKLE